A stretch of DNA from Granulicella pectinivorans:
ACGGCGGCATGATGCCCTTCGTCAACACTCCCTTCGGTATGACCGACTGGACTCCGCAGACGCGTCAGAACAAGATCAGCGGCGTCTCCTACAAATACGACGACACGAAGATCACCGGATTCATCGGCACCCATCAGCCCGCCATCTGGATGGGCGACTACGGCTACGTCACCCTGATGCCGGAGACCGGTCCGCTCGCGACCGAGCCTGCGTCGCGCGGGATGAGCTTCACCCACGCGGACGAGATCACCCACCCGGACTACTACTCCGTCCGCATGACCGACCCCGACGGCAAGCATATCCGCACCGAGATCACAGCAACCGAACGCTGCTCCTATCTCCGCGTGACCTTTCCCGCAGGTCGGACCTCTCGCATCCTCATCGAGGCCTCCCGCCCCGGCATCGATGGCTCCGCTTCAGTCGACCACTCCACGCACGAGATCACGGGCTACAACCCCGACCGCATGGACAAGCACCTCAGCACCATCCCTCTTCCCCACTTCAAGGGCTACTTCGTCGTCCAGTTCCGCAAGCCCTTCCACCGCGCCGAAACCTACGGACTCGAAGGCAAGGCCGAGCGCGGAGCATGGGCCGAGTTCGACACCCGCGAAGGCGAGCAGATCGAGGTCCGCGTCGGAACCTCCTTCATCAGCATCGATCAGGCTCGCGCCAACCTGAAGGCCGAGATCCCCACCTGGGGCTTCGAGGCCGTACGCCAGAAGCTCCACGCCACCTGGAACGACAAGCTCTCGCGCGTGCAGGTCACCGGCGCCACCGACGACCAGAAGCACATCGTCTACACCGCCCTCTATCACGCGCTGCTCTACCCCAGAGTCTTCTCCGAACAGGGCCGCTACTACAGCGCCTTCGACGACACCATCCACAACGGCGACTCCTACACCGCCTTCTCCATCTGGGATACCTTCCGCGCCGAAAACAGCCTGCTCACGCTACTCGCTCCGGAGCGCATCCCCGGCATGATCACGGCCCTTCTGCAGAATTACAAGGAAGGCGGATGGATGCCCAAGTGGCCCAACCCCTCCTACACCAACATCATGATCGGCACCCACGCCGACTCGCTCGTCGCCGAAGCCATGGTCAAGCACTTCAAGGGCTTCGACTACCAGACCGCATGGGACGCCGTGTACAAAGACGCCATGACGCCGCCCGACGACGACACCCACCGCCTCTGGAAGGACCGCGAGGAGCATGTGCCGTATGAGGCACGTGGCGGCCTCACTTACTACAAGCAGCTCGGCTACATCCCCACCGACACCACCGCTGAAGCCGCCTCACGCACGCTCGAAGATGCCTATGATGACTGGTGCGTCGCGCAGGTCGCAAAGACCCTCGGCAAGACCACCGACTACGAGTTCTTCCTCAAGCGCTCCCAGAACTACCGCAACCTCTTCAATAAGGACACCGGCCTGATGCAGGGCCGTCTCCGCAACGGCGACTGGGCAAGCCCCGACGCCGGCTGGACCGAGGGCACCTCTTGGGTCTACACATGGATGGTCCTGCAGGATCTGCCCGGACTCGTCGACCTCATGGGCGGTCCCGCGAAGTACAACGCCATGCTGGACCAGCACTTCGCCGGCGGCCACAACGTCCACAAGAACGAGCCCAGCCACCACTACGGCTATCTCTACGACTTTAGCGGCCAGGCCTGGAAGACGCAGGCCAAGGTCCGCGAAATCGCCGCAGCCGAGTACGCCAACCTTCCCGCCGGCCTTGATGGCGACGACGATTGCGGGCAGATGTCGGCCTGGTACCTGTTCACCGCCTTCGGCTTCTATCCCGTCAACCCGGCCTCCGGCGACTACATGATCGGCAGCCCCCTGTTCAAGAGCATGTCCATGCGTCTCGCCAACGGCAAGACCCTCCGCGTCAACGCCCCGCTCAACTCGTCCACGAACCTCTATATCCAGTCCGCCACGCTGAACGGCAAGCCGTTGGATAAACCCGTCCTTCGCTACGACGACATCATGCAGGGCGCAACCCTCGATCTGGTCATGGGCCCCAAACCATCCGCCTGGGCCTCGCGCTGATCACCGATCCCGCAACCCAAGCCCCAGATAGAGAAACTCCGGGACAGGCGGCTCAGCCTCAAGAATGAGCCGCCTCACCAGCAACAGCAGAACATGCGCCACCACGAAATGCAGCGCGACCCGGAACAGATGCACCGGAGTCGGAGCATCCCAAAGTTCCAGCATCTGCACCTTCAACGTGAAAAACGGAAACACCACCAGGTAAAGCACGAGAGCCATCGGCATCTGGTGGACCGTCTTGATGCGTGCGGTGGTGAACGGAATGGTACGCATTGTCAAAAACGCGAGGTCCGTGAGGATCAGCGAAAGCCCCACGCCAAGCAGCAGCTCTACCGCCGTCGTGGAGGCTGTCCTCATCGCAACGGGCTCCACGAAGTGCAGCACCACCGCCGAC
This window harbors:
- a CDS encoding GH92 family glycosyl hydrolase; this encodes MKTALCCLLLWAPALVTAGAQSVPADPVAWVNPYIGTGSGPIGYGGMMPFVNTPFGMTDWTPQTRQNKISGVSYKYDDTKITGFIGTHQPAIWMGDYGYVTLMPETGPLATEPASRGMSFTHADEITHPDYYSVRMTDPDGKHIRTEITATERCSYLRVTFPAGRTSRILIEASRPGIDGSASVDHSTHEITGYNPDRMDKHLSTIPLPHFKGYFVVQFRKPFHRAETYGLEGKAERGAWAEFDTREGEQIEVRVGTSFISIDQARANLKAEIPTWGFEAVRQKLHATWNDKLSRVQVTGATDDQKHIVYTALYHALLYPRVFSEQGRYYSAFDDTIHNGDSYTAFSIWDTFRAENSLLTLLAPERIPGMITALLQNYKEGGWMPKWPNPSYTNIMIGTHADSLVAEAMVKHFKGFDYQTAWDAVYKDAMTPPDDDTHRLWKDREEHVPYEARGGLTYYKQLGYIPTDTTAEAASRTLEDAYDDWCVAQVAKTLGKTTDYEFFLKRSQNYRNLFNKDTGLMQGRLRNGDWASPDAGWTEGTSWVYTWMVLQDLPGLVDLMGGPAKYNAMLDQHFAGGHNVHKNEPSHHYGYLYDFSGQAWKTQAKVREIAAAEYANLPAGLDGDDDCGQMSAWYLFTAFGFYPVNPASGDYMIGSPLFKSMSMRLANGKTLRVNAPLNSSTNLYIQSATLNGKPLDKPVLRYDDIMQGATLDLVMGPKPSAWASR